In Zalophus californianus isolate mZalCal1 chromosome 4, mZalCal1.pri.v2, whole genome shotgun sequence, the following proteins share a genomic window:
- the SZRD1 gene encoding SUZ domain-containing protein 1 isoform X1: MEDEEVAESWEEAADSGEIDRRLEKKLKITQKESRKSKSPPKVPIVIQDDSLPTGPPPQIRILKRPTSNGVVSSPNSTSRPALPVKSLAQREAEYAEARKRILGSASPEEEQEKPILDRPTRISQPEDSRQPNNVIRQPLGPDGSQGFKQRR, translated from the exons ATGGAAGATGAGGAGGTCGCTGAAAGCTGGGAGGAGGCGGCAGACAGCGGG gaaATAGACAGACGGttggaaaaaaaactgaagatcaCACAAAAGGAGAG CAGGAAATCCAAATCTCCTCCCAAAGTGCCCATTGTGATTCAGGACGATAGCCTTCCCACGGGGCCCCCTCCACAGATCCGCATCCTCAAGAGGCCCACCAGCAATGGTGTGGTCAGCAGCCCCAACTCCACCAGCAGGCCAGCCCTTCCTGTCAAGTCCCTAGCGCAGCGTGAGGCGGAGTACGCTGAGGCCCGGAAGCGGATCTTGGGCAGCGCCAGCCCCGAGGAGGAACAAGAGAAACCCATCCTCGACAG GCCAACCAGGATCTCCCAACCTGAGGACAGCAGGCAGCCCAATAATGTGATCAGACAGCCTTTGGGTCCAGATGGGTCACAGGGCTTCAAACAGCGCAGATAA
- the SZRD1 gene encoding SUZ domain-containing protein 1 isoform X2, producing MEDEEVAESWEEAADSGEIDRRLEKKLKITQKERKSKSPPKVPIVIQDDSLPTGPPPQIRILKRPTSNGVVSSPNSTSRPALPVKSLAQREAEYAEARKRILGSASPEEEQEKPILDRPTRISQPEDSRQPNNVIRQPLGPDGSQGFKQRR from the exons ATGGAAGATGAGGAGGTCGCTGAAAGCTGGGAGGAGGCGGCAGACAGCGGG gaaATAGACAGACGGttggaaaaaaaactgaagatcaCACAAAAGGAGAG GAAATCCAAATCTCCTCCCAAAGTGCCCATTGTGATTCAGGACGATAGCCTTCCCACGGGGCCCCCTCCACAGATCCGCATCCTCAAGAGGCCCACCAGCAATGGTGTGGTCAGCAGCCCCAACTCCACCAGCAGGCCAGCCCTTCCTGTCAAGTCCCTAGCGCAGCGTGAGGCGGAGTACGCTGAGGCCCGGAAGCGGATCTTGGGCAGCGCCAGCCCCGAGGAGGAACAAGAGAAACCCATCCTCGACAG GCCAACCAGGATCTCCCAACCTGAGGACAGCAGGCAGCCCAATAATGTGATCAGACAGCCTTTGGGTCCAGATGGGTCACAGGGCTTCAAACAGCGCAGATAA